From one Culex quinquefasciatus strain JHB chromosome 3, VPISU_Cqui_1.0_pri_paternal, whole genome shotgun sequence genomic stretch:
- the LOC6045806 gene encoding leucine-rich repeat-containing protein 15, with product MAASFWYLSLIGLCVLVQIVDCRREIKSNCTLTANYYDCLFRDVIIRSESEADSIFFGEQNFNDTSIAFRDCSMVVLPKKVFETFPAIQYLSSDACNIQKLLGGTFANAQRLQELHLYNNKISKLNNFVFNGALQLEILSLYNNTIKYLEEHAFDGLGRLRQLYMDDNMIEKLPESLFSGLEELQILELQNNKIKEITDDQFILCSMLRELNLSTNMINTFNMTQLVGLNKLEILDIGKNYLDEVFVTKYLRTLNAQENQVSRILMDQGDFFQLTHLNLSRNNIANINNIFKFRNLIELDVSYNELITLDFVIFAFMKNLKVIKLNNNHLWIIDNGIPAPAKSLRTLNLAQNKFLFIDLAVFDTFPALENIYLHGNELIDMRIEDVEQNFPYLALVSTDNNDWDCINLMNIVTTLERAYVKWSTGNRNCTKPEQHKFICCTSTEHHLREKIVRLTKEIYKSRKMIKQLIMENAELRTEVETQFLPTAD from the exons ATGGCGGCATCATTCTGGTACCTTTC GCTAATAGGACTGTGCGTCCTGGTGCAGATCGTCGACTGCCGGCGGGAGATCAAATCCAACTGCACGTTGACGGCAAATTATTATGACTGTCTGTTTCGGGACGTGATCATCCGCAGCGAGTCCGAAGCGGATAGTATATTCTTCGGCGAGCAGAACTTTAACGATACCAGCATAGCGTTCCGGGACTGTTCGATGGTGGTGTTGCCGAAGAAGGTTTTTGAGACGTTTCCAGCGATCCAGTACCTCTCGAGTGATGCGTGCAATATCCAGAAGTTGCTCGGTGGGACGTTTGCCAATGCTCAGCGACTGCAGGAGTTGCATTTGTATAATAACAAGATTTCCAAGTTGAACAACTTTGTGTTCAATGGAGCACTGCAGTTGGAGATATTGTCGTTGTACAACAACACGATCAAGTACTTGGAGGAACACGCCTTTGACGGACTTGGGCGATTGAGGCAACTCTACATGGATGATAACATGATCGAAAAGTTGCCGGAAAGTTTGTTTTCGGGTTTGGAAGAGTTGCAAATTTTGGAGTTGCAGAACAATAAGATCAAGGAAATTACCGACGATCAGTTCATTCTGTGCTCGATGCTACGTGAGTTGAACCTTTCCACCAATATGATCAACACGTTCAACATGACCCAGCTGGTGGGGCTGAACAAGCTGGAAATTCTGGACATTGGCAAGAACTACTTGGACGAAGTGTTTGTTACGAAATACCTACGCACGCTTAACGCTCAAGAGAACCAAGTTAGTAGAATCCTGATGGATCAGGGAGACTTTTTCCAGCTTACTCATCTCAACCTGTCCCGCAACAACATCGCCAACATCAACAATATCTTCAAGTTTCGTAACCTGATCGAACTAGACGTTTCGTACAACGAGCTCATCACACTCGACTTCGTGATATTCGCCTTCATGAAGAACCTCAAAGTGATCAAGCTGAACAACAATCACCTCTGGATCATCGACAACGGCATCCCTGCCCCGGCCAAATCCCTTCGAACGCTAAACCTCGCCCAGAACAAGTTCCTGTTCATCGATCTGGCCGTGTTCGACACCTTTCCAGCCCTCGAGAACATCTACCTCCACGGCAACGAACTGATCGATATGCGCATCGAGGACGTCGAGCAAAACTTCCCCTACCTGGCGCTGGTCTCGACCGACAACAACGACTGGGACTGCATCAACCTGATGAACATTGTGACGACGCTGGAGCGGGCGTACGTCAAGTGGTCCACCGGAAACCGGAACTGCACCAAGCCCGAGCAGCACAAGTTCATCTGCTGTACCTCGACCGAACATCACTTGCGCGAAAAGATCGTGCGGCTTACCAAGGAGATTTACAAGTCCCGCAAGATGATCAAGCAGCTGATCATGGAGAATGCCGAGCTGCGGACGGAGGTTGAAACACAGTTCCTGCCGACGGCGGATTGA
- the LOC6045807 gene encoding uncharacterized protein LOC6045807, which translates to MKSTVIFALFVVAIAAVGQVASDVVICNYEKFDLYDAMYKKRQDDFCVFQNVFMSTDVRYGDFMASSLDYQKIAFTNSRFPIVPPSLYRNFDDIRELYVRRCNIETLRVTRLVEKMYAGSNQITSVSIDGNGSNNLKELYLESNMIKDIANLTNLPNLQVLVLENNPKLGNTDFAMFSRMTKLWKLDLENTGMTKIINTLRLDLTELKRLDLSNNQLTYIDMHQFHSFPKLENLWLSGNKMYFMEMEPIRAILPEIRSIVIDDNYWGCQHLAIISKYMLDNGIIIRQGECKSRNIHKVCCSDTTDLVDNRYLIEMKIRSESKLEESVKTLERDNLALLDTVEGMRVQLNSLILNYTAKMEEMRQTAIAARPVADPVEDPDSLESAEAEDYAYYESEERHKVVEAEAIEVTTEKSSAEDVSSEQNRVE; encoded by the coding sequence ATGAAGTCGACGGTGATCTTCGCGTTGTTTGTGGTCGCGATCGCAGCCGTTGGGCAGGTCGCTAGTGATGTCGTAATTTGCAACTACGAAAAGTTTGATCTTTACGATGCGATGTACAAGAAGCGGCAGGACGATTTCTGTGTGTTCCAGAACGTGTTTATGTCAACGGACGTGCGGTACGGGGACTTTATGGCCAGCAGCTTGGACTACCAGAAGATTGCGTTTACGAACTCGCGGTTCCCGATCGTGCCGCCGTCTCTGTATCGAAACTTTGACGACATCAGGGAGTTGTACGTGAGGCGGTGTAACATTGAAACGCTTCGGGTTACCCGACTCGTTGAGAAGATGTACGCCGGAAGCAACCAGATCACTTCCGTTTCTATTGACGGAAATGGATCCAACAACTTGAAGGAGCTGTACCTGGAGTCCAACATGATTAAGGACATCGCGAACCTTACCAATCTACCAAATCTGCAGGTGTTGGTTCTCGAGAACAACCCAAAACTGGGAAACACAGACTTTGCAATGTTCTCCCGAATGACCAAACTGTGGAAACTCGACCTGGAAAACACCGGCATGACCAAGATCATCAACACACTCCGGCTGGACCTGACCGAACTGAAGCGACTCGATCTGTCCAACAACCAGCTCACCTACATCGACATGCATCAGTTCCACTCGTTCCCCAAACTTGAGAACCTCTGGCTCAGCGGCAACAAAATGTACTTTATGGAGATGGAACCCATCCGGGCGATCCTCCCGGAAATCCGCAGCATCGTGATTGACGACAACTACTGGGGCTGCCAGCACCTGGCCATCATCAGCAAATACATGCTCGACAACGGCATCATCATCCGCCAGGGCGAGTGCAAATCCCGCAACATCCACAAAGTGTGCTGCTCCGACACGACCGACCTCGTCGACAACCGGTACCTCATCGAGATGAAAATCCGGTCCGAATCCAAGCTGGAAGAATCCGTCAAAACCCTCGAACGGGACAACCTCGCCCTGCTAGACACCGTAGAGGGAATGCGCGTCCAACTCAACAGCCTCATCCTCAACTACACCGCCAAGATGGAGGAGATGCGACAAACGGCGATCGCAGCGAGACCGGTGGCGGATCCCGTGGAAGATCCGGACTCGCTAGAATCAGCCGAAGCCGAGGATTACGCGTACTACGAGAGCGAGGAACGTCACAAAGTTGTCGAAGCGGAGGCCATCGAAGTTACGACGGAAAAGTCGAGCGCCGAAGATGTCTCGTCCGAGCAAAACAGGGTGGAGTGA